Proteins encoded within one genomic window of Arachis ipaensis cultivar K30076 chromosome B08, Araip1.1, whole genome shotgun sequence:
- the LOC107611159 gene encoding uncharacterized protein LOC107611159, whose product MTGLMKKYGIIHKVAMAYHPQMNGQAEVSNREIKRILEKIVKPHRRDWSSKLGDALWAYWTAYKTPIGFGVGVERKLQFVELECLRLEAYENSRLYKERMKAVHDRNIKRREFRAGELVLLYNSRLRLMPGKLRSRWEGPYRVEKAEPYGVYHLRHPSSPNIFKVNGHRLKLYHGEKMKSNKEVEVFLLEDAPKGEEI is encoded by the exons atgacaGGGTTGATGAAAAAGTATGGTATCATTCACAAAGTGGCCATGGCATACCACCCCCAAATGAATGGCCAAGCTGAAGTCTCCAATCGGGAAATCAAGCGCATACTGGAAAAGATTGTAAAGCCTCATAGGAGGGATTGGAGTTCCAAGCTCGGCGATGCGCTTTGGGCCTACTGGACGGCTTACAAGACGCCGATTG GATTTGGGGTTGGAGTCGAAAGGAAGTTACAGTTCGTGGAGCTTGAGTGCCTTAGATTGGAAGCCTATGAGAATTCAAGGCTTTACAAAGAGAGAATGAAGGCGGTGCATGATAGAAATATCAAAAGGAGAGAGTTTAGGGCTGGGGAGCTAGTCCTCCTCTATAATTCTAGATTGAGATTGATGCCAGGAAAGTtaagatcaaggtgggaaggtcCTTATAGAGTAGAGAAAGCTGAGCCATATGGGGTCTACCACCTGCGCCACCCTTCAAGCCCCAATATCTTCAAGGTTAATGGTCATCGTCTTAAGCTTTACCATGGAGAGAAGATGAAAAGCAACAAAGAGGTTGAGGTATTCCTTCTTGAGGATGCACCCAAAGGCGAAGAGATTTGA